A part of Vigna radiata var. radiata cultivar VC1973A chromosome 11, Vradiata_ver6, whole genome shotgun sequence genomic DNA contains:
- the LOC106776509 gene encoding RNA-binding protein Y14, protein MQGGAADGEALDFEPEDDDLMDEDGAPDADASPPHPKLKSAITAAATSSLSAPKKTKGRGFRQDTDANRNTRLSGSDFDSLTTEGGPGPQRSIEGWIILVTGVHEEAQEDDLQNAFGEYGEIKNLHLNLNRRTGFVKGYALIEYERAEEARNAIENLNGSELLTQTIYVDWAFSSGPINESVRRKNARAPRERRSRSPRRRY, encoded by the exons ATGCAAGGTGGCGCAGCCGACGGAGAAGCCTTGGATTTCGAGCCCGAGGACGATGACTTGATGGACGAAGATGGCGCTCCCGACGCCGATGCTTCTCCGCCTCACCCTAAGCTTAAATCAGCCATCACCGCCGCGGCTACTTCCTCTCTCTCCGCTCCCAAGAAGACCAAGGGTCGTGGTTTCCGTCAGGACACCGATGCCAACCGCAACACTCGACTCTCCGGCTCCGACTTCGACTCCCTCACCACCGAGGGTGGTCCTGGACCACAGAGAT CCATTGAAGGATGGATCATTCTGGTGACCGGCGTGCACGAGGAAGCGCAAGAGGATGATTTGCAAAATGCCTTTGGTGAATACGGAGAGATTAAGAACCTGCATTTGAATCTCAATCGCCGCACTGGTTTTGTTAAA GGTTATGCATTGATTGAATACGAGCGTGCTGAAGAAGCTCGTAATGCAATAGAGAATTTGAATGGATCCGAGCTTCTTACCCAAACCATTTATGTTGACTGGGCCTTCAGCAGTGGACCTATTAACGAGTCAGTCAGAAGAAAGAATGCTAG AGCACCTCGTGAACGGCGCTCCAGGAGCCCCCGGAGGAGATATTGA